A window of Castanea sativa cultivar Marrone di Chiusa Pesio chromosome 8, ASM4071231v1 genomic DNA:
AGCATAAACAAATTGTGGAATAATTTATGGTCTTATAACCACCCTTTCCACTGGGACCAACTTTGATGCAGACAATGCAGCACATGTATCAGGAGTTAGGGCAGTGGGCTGTTAACAGCCAACTTTGAAAGTTTGCTGCTACCTTCCAACCCCCAGTTGTGATGCAGTATTATGGATCGTtcggtttgtgtttgtgtttgtgttttttttttctctaattgaTATCATTTCATGTAGTGTTTTTCTGCTAAGGAGATAATGATGTTGTTAACCAACCAAATAAGGATTAATTTTTGAGAGACTTTGTTTTGAGGTTTTccttgtaaaaataaaaataaaaatctaggATTGTGTTGATAGGCTTCTagtatttttaagaaaaatgtatCCAAAATACTCAAACTGATCTAATTTTTTTCAGTGTAAGAGTGTCAAGGCAAGATgttagtctttttctttttttttaggaagcaagatgttagtttttaagttaacTATATCACATTAAGAATATGAACAAACCATTtccaaagtaagaaatataaCAATAGTGTTGTGAACCGTGATAAATTACTGAATATGAAAGATAGTTAGTTCaagatgacattttttttttggttaattttctgCTTGCCTCTCATTAATGCATTCAAAGTATAGAAATTGATTAAAATGAGATAACTTTATcaacaaattctaaaatataggaatcaattattttttggaaaaatactAATTTACTATGCTATCTTATTTAGAGAAAgacctatccctaaacctaaaTTTAAACACTTCTAATTCATATAACAATTTATCTAGCACATCAtttcaaatcataacaaaaagGTTCATAAGTTTGGACATCTTAACTTTGACGGTTAAAAAATCTTAACTTAGACGTTATGGAACATGTCATAGATTAGACATTATATTGtatcaaataaatcaaaatccCTCTCCTCTACTAGTCTAGTACATGTATATATAATGTAGATGTAAATAAGAATGCCGGATATAAATATGTGACTTAAAACAtgcttaatgttttttttttttttttgagactataaattttcaattttagtgaAACAGGCATGGGCTTATTTGTGGAAGTCCAAATCTTATTTTCCTATTGTTAATTTAGACTCCCAAAATGGCAGCTTTCATGTCGGATACCCATTAGCCAATAAGATAGttttgagagaggagagatctcaaactcaaagtgtAATTTAAATGGGTGTTTCTGTTTGAACTTTGGACTTTGGACTTTggagatcttttttttttttattggcaaaTAATCTTTGATTGAACAAGATGAGTCAGAAGATGGCCAAGGAACTTTAGCCCATATATTCCATCAATAGACAAAACCTTTTTTGGAGGGAGAAGATTTTGAAAAGGAAGCCCAATGGGCTATGTTTTGAGAAGCTTGATTAGCCCTCCCAGTGAACAAAGCTAATGGGCCAATAAAGGAAAATAAGGACTTTATAAATAACAATCTGATGGGAAGAGATTAGAGTTTTCTTGAATTGCTGGAAACATATTTTCGCCTCACTTGCTGCATAGTTCATATATAGAAGACAAAGCTAATTTGTTTGCTTCCAAAATAGCAAGCTAGCAAGACTTTCCAAGTAGCATCAAGCATAGATGAACAAACactaaacaaaattttgttgtgGATACCAATGACTAATAAGTGCCCTAAATCTTCCATATCTTGGGTTGGAAGAATCAGAGTTCAATATCTTTGCAGACTTGCAGTGTTGTGTCTTATATTTGTTTATCTTTGATTACATATGGTAATGATAGGATCGTGGTAATCTAGCTAGGATGAACTTAACAAACTTCTTCTATTATGttgttaaaatataaataagaaaaaatatatataaaaagagagaaaaaaaaaaaaaaaaaaaaccctagagaaTTAACGTAGTTTGATATGATGGTCTACATTTACAACAGAAACCCAATATATGAgtacatataataatattttatgataatcTTATAACCACAGTAGCTCATggtatttcaaatttataatagtTCATGGTATTCTATAAAACCATGGTCTGCTCATTTATAGAAATAtcctaatatattatatataaatgacCTTAACTACATTCAAATTATACAAATTTGTGAGAGAAATGATTATGTATGATCATAATGTTTACCATTCAAGGATTTATCATGTTCaactatattaatttattatttcttcccctttttttgGGGTTGGAGGGTGGTTGAGAATGTAGGTGAAATATCAAGTTTACTCATTGTGCAGCCAGAGAGGAGGGAGGAATATTAGCATGTGAATGCCAACTTACAAAGCTCGCTAATATAAGGTGgtactttctcaacaaaaaaaaaaaaaactaatataaggTGGTAAGTGGTCACTAACCAATAACCATGTTAGTCCAACCGCCGGCAATAGGAGGAAGGATACAAATATAAGAATTAGATTTGGAGGTTCATCACCGGAATTTCATTTTGGTTTTATTAGCATGGCTCTCTCTcgctccctctctctctctaaacacaCATTCCCAAAGcttcaattattttgtttttattaaaggAAGCTAGAACTTAGAAGAAGGCAAGATTGAACTTGAGAATTAACAATATAGGATTGAAAGGTGaagacaataataataataataataataatatataccattattattattattattattattttgcgaTGTGAGTAAGCCTGCAGCAGGGATATCAAATAATTAAGTAATCTCATGGAGTAAGCAGTATGACCTCATGCTATTAGCCATTtggcactattttttttttaagtaaaaattcaCTTTCATTAAGatcattaataattttgtttcacGCAATAGCTATGTAATAAACAGGtcattgcatatatatatatatatatatatatatatatatatatataattgttattaatattgTGTATTAATTTCACTCTTAGGACTTAGGAGTATAactaaaacttaaaagaaataggtgttgttaaattttttttttttttgtttcctgtgTTGAATGAAGTTGAGAGATAGACAACGAAGCATGATATggatatactttttttttattatcaaatatcaCATATTCTTTTAGCTAAACAgcatttcaattattattttaaaaattaattaaaaaaaaaaaaaaaaaaagcagctatTCAATTGGTTCGTTTCACATGGCCAAGCTGGCCATCCTTTTCTATTTTGCCCATTCTACCCCTGCCGAATCCAATATATTCCTTTTTAGACCatgcatgtggtctgaggatccaaTGAGTCTGCCCCACTCCCCAATAAAACTCTTGACAACAATTAGtgcatttatataatttttttttttttttttttttttaagtttaccCGTTAGTCCTTACcgacttttcctttttttcaaaGTTTACTCCTTACTCCTTAGTCCTTTGCgacttttcttttataaagtcaaaatgattttttttttttcttttgaaggagacGTTTTTCCAAGCTAAACTTATCAAATAatcattgaaaatttgaaataaatctttaaaatagttaccaaaagaattgataatatatttattatatcttTTAATCTGGGTGAGGCTTTCTTGGGACACCTCAGGGAGTAACTTAATCCAACACTtgaaatgaattaatttttttaatctcttttgtaactttgaatgcgtttggataggaggctgcgtccacgtctgggcagtttttttttttttttttttttttccacgcgcatgtgtcactgttcattggccatgaacagtgattttaggccaatgaacagtactttttgggatgaacagtaatttttacacattaaaaaattatttttatacagtattttcagttttcagttttcagttttcagcaataagttctatccaaacggactctttgTATCctaaaaaacatatttatttctttttttaaaataattatttactaaaaaaaactaaccaaaATTGCCTAGTTGAGCTTGGCCCAAAATCATTGAAATTGGACGATCCAAAGGCGTCCTGTCGAGCTCTGAGTCAATTGAGCACAAGTTGTAGATATGACCTTAGGTTAAAGCAATTAAATATAAATGAACAGTGCCCTTGAGGAATCAAACTACAAGACATCCAATGATAGACATCCAATGATATAACTTCGTACCTAGAGAAACTTCGATGCCGCCTGAAGTTTGATAATCTGTTCATTGTGCCGAGGAAAAATTTGAGTAGTGGGTTAGCTCTGCTCTGGATGAACGATCTTGACTTTCACATTCGCACTTTCTCGCCTCAGCATATTGACGCAGTGGTGGATCCTGGAATTGATGATGCCTGGCGCTTCACAGGGTTCTACGGAGCTCTAGAAGTGGCCAACTGGAAAGATTCTTGGTCAGTTCTTCGTCACCTTAGCTCTCAATTTAATTTACCATGGGTTTGTATAGGAGATTTAACAAGATCACTAAACTAGGTGAGAAATCGGGTGGGGCTATCAGGCCTGAGTTTCAAATGCAAAATTTTAGGGATTGCTTGGATGTGTGTGGCTTTAAGGACCTAGGTTTCTCGGGTCTGCCTTATACGTGGTGTAATAGAAGGTTTAGTGGTCAAGTGATCTGGGTCAAATTAGATAGAGCCTTAGCGACGCTGGATTGGTTGCTAAAATTCCCTACAGCTCGTCTCCATCATTTATCGGCGTTATCCTTTGATCATAAACCAATATGGTTATGCTCTAATGATATTCGGTCCCAATTTTACAAACCCCAAAAACCTTTCCACTTTGAAGCTATGTGGCTCAAGGACGAGAGGTGTGAAGGTGTGGTACATTCGGCCTGGGAGGAGGATGTTTTGGGTGATTCCATGGGGAAAGTCATTAAAAAGGTCGAAAATTGCCAAGCTCAGCTTCTGTTGTGGGATAAAAATGTGTTTGGGAATGTTCATCAAACTTTAGCTCGGAAAAGAAAGGAGTTAATAGAGGCAGAAACCATTTCTATGGCTAGTAAAAGGCATGACAGGTTACAAGTCCTCTCAGAGGACATTAAAAAACTCATGGTCTTGGAGGAGTGCACGTGGAATCAACGATCTAAGGTTGATTGATTGAAGCATGGGGACTTAAACACGAAATACTTTCACTATCAAGCAacagaaagaaacaaaagaaacctTATATCAGGCCTGGAGAATGATCATGGGGATTGGATTGAAGATGAGAATCGAATTGGTGATATGCTAATTTCCTATTTCCCTTCCTTGTTTACTTCCGCAAATCCCAGTGTCTTTGAACCAGTGTTAGAGGGAGTGATTCCAAGGGTTTCCAGGACTATGAATGAAGAGCTACTCGGACCATTTAATTCAAAGGACATCAGTTTAGCTTTAATGCAGATGGAAGCAGATACGGCCCCTAGTCCCGACAGCCTTCCTCCTCTATTTTATAAGCAATTCTGGAATAAAGTGGGAGGGAAGGTTACAGTGGCAATCCTTTCAGCCCTCAACTCAGGTACGATCCCCATGGCCATTAATCATACCTATTTAACTCTTATTCCAAAAATCCAGAGTCCTAGAAAGGTAACTGATTTTTAGCCTATTAGTCTGAGTAGTGTGTTGTATAAGCTCATTGCAAAGGTGTTGGCAAACCGCCTGAAACCCCTTCTCCCTCAGCTGATCTCAGAAACTCAAAGCGCATTCATGTCCGAGAGACTTATTACTGACAATATTTTGGTAGCTCATGAATCTCTCCACCACTTGAAATCCAAACGGTCCGGTAAAATGGGCTACATGGCGCTGAAACTTGATATGCGAAAAGCCTATGACAGGGTTGAATGGAAGTTCCTTGAACTGATCATGCAAAAAATGAGTTTCGCCCCAAAATGGATTCAACTTATTTCTGCTTGTATCCGATCAGTGTCTTTCTCTATAATGCTGAATGGTCAACCTCACGGTCCCATCTCTCCGACTAGAGGTCTTCGCCAGGGTGACCCCCTGTCACCATACTTATTCTTGCTGGTGACTAAAGGACTTCATGCCCTCTTTACCAAGGCTGAAGAGAAGGGTGCTATCAGTGGTGTTTCTCTCTACCTGGCTGGACCTAGGATTTCTCATCTGTTGTTCGTGGATGATAGCTTCGTCTTCTGTAGAGCTTCTCTGTCTGAGTGTGTTAAGCTCTAATCAATCCTTTATAGCTATGAACTAGCTTCGGGTCAAAGTATTAACAGGGGTAAGACGAATATATTCTTTAGCACTAATACTATGCATCCAACTCAGGATGCTATCAAGAACTTCCTAGGGGTCCCATCTATCCAAAGATTCGAATAAATACTTGGGTCTCCCTTCTTTGATTGGTCAAGCAAAGAAGAAATCTTTTAGTATAATGAAGGAAAGAATTTGGAAGAAGCTTAAGGGCTGGAAAGAAAAATTACTATCGCAAGCGGGGTGGAAAATTCTCATTAAAGTAGTTGTTCAAGCAATACCAACGTATACTATGTCTTGCTTTAAGCTCCCGAAAGGTTTGATAAAGGAAATTGAGGTATTAATAAGGAAGTTTTGGTGGGGTTATAGAGGTGACCAAAAGAAAATCCATTGGTTGAGCTGGGAAAAATTATGCCTCCCAAAGTGTGATGGTGGAATGGGGTTTAGGGAATTAAGCAGGTTTAATGATTCTCTTTTGGCGAAGCAAGTTTGGAGACTGAAAATCCATACTGAATCTCTCTTTTATAAAGTTTTCAAAGCTAAGTTTTTCCCAAATTGCTCCATCATGGAATGCGACAACCCAAATAAAGGATCCTTTGCTTGGAAGAGCTTACTGCAGGCTAGACATGTATTAGATTTGGGCACAATCTGGAGAGTGGGAAATAGAGAATCTATTGTGATCAAAGGTGATAATTGGCTGCCAAAAACATTAGCTTCAAAGGTTATCTCTCCGGTCTCAGTGCTGCATCTAGATTCATGGGTCTATGACCTTATAGACCCCAAGACTCACACCTGGAAGAGGGAGCTGATTTCTCAGAAGTTCCTATCACATGAAGCAAGCTTGATTATGGGTCTGCCTATAAGTCTTCATGATGCTCTAGACAAGCAGGTTTGGTTTCCTTCAGCTAATGCCTTCTCTACTCGGTTAACCTACAAGCTTCTTGCCACCATAGACCGGGTTGTTCAACCAACTAGCTCATCTAGCAGTTGCAGCAAAACTTTGTGGAAGGGTATTTGGAATTTGCAGGTCCCTCAAAAGGTTAAACACTTAGTTTGGAGAGCAGCAAATGAAGCCATTCCCACAATGCTTAATTTGTGGAAAAGTAGGGTGGTAAATTTTGTTTGCTGCCCAATGTGCAAGTCAAATACTGAAGACACAATCCATGCCTTGTGGGGCTATAATCCCCTAATCGAAATTTGGAATGGTCATGACGAGCTAAAGAAGTTGGTAAGGTTCAAATTTAGTGtgttctctgatttcttggaaGTGGCTTTCAATAGGTGGTAGTGTAGATGTGGATTTGCTGGCTATGATGTTTTGGCTTATATGGAATAATAGAAATGCTAAAAGATGTGGGGGTTTCATCACAGAGAACCATTTGATTCGGTCCAAGGCAGATAGCATGCTTAATGAATTCTAGTCAGCCCATGTTATTCATAGCGCGCCTTCTGCCGCTATAGCTCGAGCTGTGAGGTGGATTCATCCCATCTCTCCCCTGTATAAGATCAACTTTGATGGGGAAAATTTCAAGCAACTGAGCTGTGCTGGTCTGGGTGTAGTGGCCCGTGATTCCTCTAGCCGTGTGATTGGTGCTCTAGCTGAAAAAATTCCCATTCCAAATGTTGTGGCTACGGTTGAGGCTTTAGCTTGCAGAAGAACCATGGTTTTTGCCAAGGATCTTTGTctttttgattgtgtttttgaAGGGGATGCCGAAGTTATTGTAAAGGCTATTCAGTTGAAAGACTCTAAACATCCAGAACATGGCTAGGTGTCGAGCGATGTTCTTATCCTTGCTATAGACTTTCATGTTTGCAATTTTTCTCATGTAAAACGAGTAGGCAACTCAATTGCCCATTTTCTAGCTAGACAATGTAAGTTTGGTGTCGAGCTACAGGTTTCGATTGATTCCATTCCTGAGGATATAGCTCCACTTGTTATGCATGATGCGATGtaatttgcttcttttttttagttccTTTTTTCAATATAGTTCTTTGACCCATGGgtttggtttctcaaaaaaaaaataaaaataaaaagctcaaAAGAGGCCGAGTAAGTGATGTAGAACAAACAACACATGTCTTCTTAGAGCAACAGAGACGCAAGAAGTCATAATGCAAGATTAAAGGAGGGTGCTAGTAGAGGCCATCGGGGTAACAGTGTTgaaattgcatgaaatttggcagGTTAAAGGGAAACGACGTTCTGATCCAGtatttttgctatttatagtaaaaaaaaaatttccctaataacttttagtttaaaagttaGAATAAGGTCTCATTTGTTTTGGGACAATCCTTAATGTCAGTAGTTTATAATTCtgcatttaactcaattttgcaatttttggtaaatttcagTATTTTGTCACCTAATCGCGTAATTAATGCGAATTATGGTTTTTAGACGTTTTTCtcaatatttatatgttttatagcCGTCAAAGGCAAATTAGACTATTGTCAATAAACATAGacttttgtcaaattatttctATAGTAGATTTCAGTTTTATTCTCCTTGTGGATTAAGGAAACCCCTTGTGAATTCGAGGTTTATTACCAGGAACTAACAGTTTAGTTTCTATTCTATCAAGAGAATATCATGTGTGCTTTCTTTAGGCTTCCGCGACATCCGTAAGGCAACAACTAAAGACTTCTACCTAAAAATGAGTGTTGATGGGGAATCATCACCCTTCATATTTGCATCTAGTATGCCTAATATGTCTTCAATTGCATATAATGCAGCATGATAGGGGCTCTCTACAACATGGAGGAAAGTACTCTAGGATCACATTTCCTCTGTGAGCTTGGAGGATGGTGTTAATAGAACTCTTTCTTGACAACATAAAGGAAGTGTTCCAATCTCCATTCGTATAATACTATAAATCCCCCCTCAAATTTGAATGGAAGTTATATCTCTCTTGATGATTGTTGCTTTGtaatttttctctaaacttaCACTATGATTCCCTTCACTAATTTAACAGTAAGAGGGCTTCCGACCAATCCCACCGTTGGTATTTGGCCCAAATAAAAGGCCTGTTCTCATTTGCATGCCTCTAATTAGTGAGTCTTGAAGATCTAAACTATGTTTTAGACAAATTCTTTATTGCAGTGCGGTTTTGTTTTCCAACCTACCCACCTACACTAGATTTGATGAAAATTCACCACTACATATGTAATTCTATTAACTTTACGGTAAGAATGCCAATCTTGTAATGAGATAACTGTGACATGAACCACCTACAATATGATAGAATGGGAGTTCTTATaagaagtttaatttttaagcaTATGAAGGATCACTTTAGCATATTGTATCAACTCctatataaatttcttttatttgctTGTGCCAGActaaaaatatgtttggtagACTATAATAAACTATGCAATGTTTTGGTTTCTGTAGTTTGGTTATGTGTTTTATTACCTAGAATAGTTATTcttttaaataagaaataattatttctctttaaattggtttttttttttttgagaatgttctTTAAAAGGGTTGTAATAACTATTTTTTAGTAGGTGtaataaaattctaaacttaatatattttcaaataaaaatctttCCATATGTgcataacaattataaaaataaaaaataactcatctatctctctctctcaaatttaaaacaatattattttttatgaaatattattGTATGAATaagatttttcttaaaatagatcttaagtcttattataaatattataactcacaacaaacttataaatatgtttagttattacatCACAACACATTTTTTCTCCAATAATAAATGTTGCAATCTCGATTCAGTATACCAAATGacactaaaaattttaaatactaaaataaaataggtGATAATATCATGATATACTATtagtttataaaatttgtatctagtttttaattctctaaatttgaaaagttcttttataattcttctaaaaaaaagggtaagaaTTATAATAACAAGACAAGAATGACAAAACTTGATGACAcgttttataattttcttttaggactaaaaacaaaattttcaagtttaaaagtctaaaaaataataaaataggtATGGCCCAAAATTTAAGGACATTTTtaataacaatcaaaataaaaggtAGAGGGGGGAGGCAATATGGTCATTTGGGAGATATAGGAGGGGTCCAATGAAAGGCTGGCGCCAAATGGTGGGCCCCCACTGTGACAATTTGAAGTAGAAGAcaagtcttaaaaaaaatatctcctcaaattttatttgattttaaattatttttcattttaatttaaaaaaggaaaaaaaaaaaaaaaaaaaggtagtggGTAGTAAAGAGAAATTATAGAAAGCACTTAAATTGatgttttgagagaaaaaacacaacacaacacaaagcACAAAACAGAGAAAACCACAAAGGTTGTGCGTTTCCTTTCCTTATTCCATTTTGCATTTAGGTCAAATCTCAGAAGCgccacttttctttttcatttctttcagtctctctcacacacacacacaaaaacaaagaaacccagaaagacaaagaagaagaagcaaaagaagcAGCAAGATGAGAGAGATAATAAGCATACATATTGGTCAGGCTGGGATTCAGGTGGGAAATTCTTGTTGGGAACTCTATTGCCTTGAGCATGACATTCACCCAGATGGTACAATGCCCaggtatattttttatatatatatatgcatcttTGTTTATGTGTGTGGACTTGAATCTGAAGCGATCTACCAGTGGCtgattattactattttatttgtttgtcaTTTTCATTTCCTACTTTTTGTTTTCCAATGCGTTTTGTAATGTGTTTTTGCATTCTGGgtttacatatatttttgtgtgtatgttgctagattttgtttttgattaattCCCAGCAATGAAATTCATCTGGGTCTTTGTAATTTTGGACGAATCTGAGAGTTGGGATTTTTTCTGTTGTAtcattgtatttgtatttggagaTTGTTTGAAGATGTGGTTATATGTTGGGATGCATATGATGTTTTTGTAATTGGAGAGGGcttttgggtttgttgaagaTCTCAGATCTGAGCAATGTTAGTGAGAATAAAAcagaaaagagaaggaaaatgaataaataacaCTCAGATTTATGTGGTTCAGCAATGTGCCATACCCAGTAGTTGAGATTTCCACTACATGAAAAATAAGGgtttacaatgaatttatacTGCCCCAAGAAACCCTCGTTAAATTTGCCAATATATGCTTGTCAGTTGTCATACTAGTCTTACTCTCTCATTCAGAATATGAGCCACTATCTAAGAGGCTTAGTAAGAGGATTTTAAGGTTTTCAGTTGGATTTGGTGAATTCAGAAATGGACATTGCTCAATTTTTCCTGGATTTGGAACAATAACATATTGCATTGTAGTCAAATTCTCACAATGTTTGCTAACTATTTTAGGCCTTGCACTTGTTGGGTTAGATTTGGCTGACCCAAATAATTTTGTTGAGGAACCATTGTTGGCCCCGAAATTTAGGGACTAAGGTTTTTGTAATTGTAGTTCTGTTGTGCTTGTTGGGTTAGATTTGTACTGAGCTGCTTATGAACCTCTGTCTTTGCAGTGACACTTCTGTGGGTGTTGCACACGATGCTTTCAATACCTTCTTCAGTGAGACTGGTTCAGGTAAGCATGTGCCTCGGGCCATATTTGTTGACTTGGAACCAACTGTTATTGATGAAGTTAGGACTGGAGCTTACCGGCAACTCTTCCATCCCGAACAGCTAATTTCTGGCAAGGAAGATGCTGCTAATAATTTTGCAAGAGGACACTATACAGGTAAGTGATAAGTGACATTGTTTGCAAATTGCATGAagtggaaaattttaatatgttaaTCATGTTGCTTTAACCTTATTCTGGCTTGTTGTGCAGTTGGGAAGGAAATTGTAGATCTCTGCCTGGATCGAGTAAGGAAATTAGCTGATAACTGTACTGGCTTGCAAGGGTTTTTGGTGTTTAGTGCTGTTGGTGGTGGTACTGGTTCTGGTCTAGGGTCATTGTTGTTAGAACGCCTGTCAGTAGACTATGGGAAGAAGTCGAAGCTTGGATTCACCATCTATCCTTCTCCCCAGGTACAGATGGTTACTAATATTTTTATCCTTCACTCTTTGCTAAAAGTTTGTATATAGTGTTGTTGTCGGAGGTGTATTTTTAATAATGATTAGTTGGGAACATTTCTGGAAGCTCTATCACATATGGgcataaaaggaaagaaattcaGGGTTGTTTTTGAACTGTATAGGATGGAAACTCCTTTGTTGTTTGGATTGTGGTTTTTATTGTGCTtattgatgctcattttggtACAATTTATGTAAGAAATATCATTTCAAAAGAAACACTTTGTTTCACTATTCAAGTAAAGCTAATACGGGGTTCAATTCTGGTGAACTTTTTTTTCTGATAGGTTTCAACGGCAGTTGTGGAGCCTTATAACAGTGTCCTTTCTACTCATTCTTTGCTTGAACACACAGATGTGTCTGTGCTCTTGGACAATGAAGCTATCTATGACATTTGCCGAAGATCCCTTGATATTGAGAGGCCAACTTATACCAATTTGAACCGATTGATATCTCAAATCATTTCGTCCTTGACAACTTCATTGAGATTTGATGGGGCTATTAATGTGGATATTACTGAGTTCCAGACCAACCTTGTACCATATCCCCGGATCCATTTCATGCTTTCTTCATATGCCCCAGTCATCTCAGCTGAAAAGGCATATCATGAGCAGCTTTCAATTCCTGAAATCACAAATGCAGTGTTTGAGCCCTCAAGCATGATGGCTAAGTGTGATCCAAGGCATGGGAAATACATGGCCTGCTGCTTAATGTACCGGGGAGATGTTGTTCCCAAGGATGTTAAT
This region includes:
- the LOC142607052 gene encoding tubulin alpha-3 chain-like yields the protein MREIISIHIGQAGIQVGNSCWELYCLEHDIHPDGTMPSDTSVGVAHDAFNTFFSETGSGKHVPRAIFVDLEPTVIDEVRTGAYRQLFHPEQLISGKEDAANNFARGHYTVGKEIVDLCLDRVRKLADNCTGLQGFLVFSAVGGGTGSGLGSLLLERLSVDYGKKSKLGFTIYPSPQVSTAVVEPYNSVLSTHSLLEHTDVSVLLDNEAIYDICRRSLDIERPTYTNLNRLISQIISSLTTSLRFDGAINVDITEFQTNLVPYPRIHFMLSSYAPVISAEKAYHEQLSIPEITNAVFEPSSMMAKCDPRHGKYMACCLMYRGDVVPKDVNAAVGTIKTKRTVQFVDWCPTGFKCGINYQPPTVVPGGDLAKVQRAVCMISNNTAVAEVFSRIDHKFDLMYSKRAFVHWYVGEGMEEGEFSEAREDLAALEKDYEEVGAEGVDDEEEAEDY
- the LOC142606466 gene encoding uncharacterized protein LOC142606466, with protein sequence MNDLDFHIRTFSPQHIDAVVDPGIDDAWRFTGFYGALEVANWKDSWRFNKITKLGEKSGGAIRPEFQMQNFRDCLDVCGFKDLGFSGLPYTWCNRRFSGQVIWVKLDRALATLDWLLKFPTARLHHLSALSFDHKPIWLCSNDIRSQFYKPQKPFHFEAMWLKDERCEGVVHSAWEEDVLGDSMGKVIKKVENCQAQLLLWDKNVFGNVHQTLARKRKELIEAETISMASKRHDRLQVLSEDIKKLMVLEECTWNQRSKVD